In Dromaius novaehollandiae isolate bDroNov1 chromosome 3, bDroNov1.hap1, whole genome shotgun sequence, the following are encoded in one genomic region:
- the C3H6orf58 gene encoding protein LEG1 homolog yields MWAYFGIHAIILVATATLNSETAAAQRGKEVIREDAYPPLWDSAPENLLDFPVEGNKIVINAWNYRERLGAYKNLLNSSAKYFTAFGSQNFGNILWGLPLQHGWQFRTGRLADPSSVSSCGYEAGDLLCISVRSWWACMNYYLAIIPFLGAVEAGLFGELLYEIEILPPEEQGADFCYSVADCRSRIPKLMDKWKAYFEYLLSTEQRAASPTMRSSFKLDDALGHMWKAHVASIAYASPKFQDSLKHLSDPEANFGEDWANGVDFIGATYFSTDFQTTNNFQAFLPQRMLVGGDVIPFISDFSAQQNKVLLSLSGLHKTNQLTGGLLLKLWQKAMSTEAGREAGRKLIEDLASSRKFNPMAIYNDLKGSDLTAPSFLTKSSSSTD; encoded by the exons ATGTGGGCATACTTTGGCATACATGCTATCATTCTTGTAGCAACTGCTACCCTGAATTCAGAGACtgctgcagcacagagaggaaaagaggtCATCAGAGAAGATGCCTATCCTCCTCTGTGGGATTCTGCCCCTGAAAACCTGCTGGATTTCCCAGTAGAAGGCAACAAAATTGTCATCAATGCTTGGAACTACCGAGAACGACTGGGAGCGTATAAGAATTTGCTAAACTCTTCAGCCaaatattttactgcttttggATCCCAGAACTTTGGCAATATTCTCTGGGGATTGCCGTTGCAGCATGGGTGGCAATTTCGTACAG GCAGATTAGCAGATCCTTCCAGTGTGAGTTCCTGTGGCTATGAAGCTGGAGACCTTCTGTGCATATCTGTGAGAAGCTGGTGGGCCT GTATGAATTACTACCTGGCTATTATACCCTTTCTGGGTGCAGTGGAAGCTGGCCTTTTTGGAGAGTTACTGTATGAGATAGAAATACTACCACCAGAGGAGCAAGGAGCTGATTTTTGTTATAGTGTTGCTGACTGCCGTTCTCGCATTCCCAAGCTCATGGATAAGTGGAAGGCCTATTTTGAa TATCTATTATCTACAGAACAGAGAGCTGCTAGCCCTACAATGCGATCCTCCTTCAAATTGGACGATGCCCTCGGTCACATGTGGAAGGCACACGTGGCATCCATTGCTTATGCTTCACCCAAGTTCCAGGACAG cttaAAACATCTCTCTGATCCAGAAGCAAATTTTGGAGAAGACTGGGCTAATGGTGTAGATTTCATTGGAGCTACATATTTCTCTACAGATTTTCAGACTACAAACAACTTCCAGGCTTTCCTGCCCCAGAGGATGCTTGTTGGAGGGGATGTTATTCCATTCATTAGTGACTTCAGTGCTCAACAAAACAAAGTCTTGCTTTCACTGAGTGGTCTTCACAAGACAAATCAATTAACAG gAGGATTGCTGCTGAAGCTCTGGCAAAAGGCTATGTCTACTGAAGCGGGAAGAGAAGCGGGCCGAAAGCTGATTGAAGACTTGGCTTCGAGCCGGAAGTTTAACCCAATGGCAATATATAATGATTTGAAGGGAAGTGATCTGACAGCACCCAGTTTCCTGACAAAAAGCAGTTCCAGCACTGATTGA